GAAAATTTGTTCGACACCATTGATTCGCCCAACACTAACGATGCGGAATTTTTACCAAACGGAAAGAATTTGTGGAATACCGAAAAGTACTATAAAAAGTTGTCGAACATGTCGAAGGTTATAAGCGAAATCGGTGAAGAATACATTAAAGGTGGTCCTACAATTATTGGGGTTTCGGAAGTTGAAAACAGAGCTGTATTAGAAG
This portion of the Lentimicrobiaceae bacterium genome encodes:
- a CDS encoding endonuclease/exonuclease/phosphatase family protein, with protein sequence MIFTRLVTLLILLTLAPLFVFSQSNTKVAVIAYYNLENLFDTIDSPNTNDAEFLPNGKNLWNTEKYYKKLSNMSKVISEIGEEYIKGGPTIIGVSEVENRAVLE